A window from uncultured Desulfobacter sp. encodes these proteins:
- the tnpB gene encoding IS66 family insertion sequence element accessory protein TnpB (TnpB, as the term is used for proteins encoded by IS66 family insertion elements, is considered an accessory protein, since TnpC, encoded by a neighboring gene, is a DDE family transposase.), translating to MMNFPPDTKVYLAVGTTDMRKAINGLSIIVSERMQLDIFSGSLFVFCNRAQTILKILYWDKNGFCLWQKRLEKDRFKWPNSPKDVMDITSRELTWLVDGLNINQAHKPLKYSMIF from the coding sequence ATGATGAACTTTCCACCAGACACAAAAGTCTATCTGGCTGTGGGTACTACTGACATGCGCAAAGCGATTAACGGCCTTTCCATTATCGTAAGCGAACGAATGCAGTTGGATATATTTTCAGGGTCCCTGTTTGTGTTCTGCAACCGAGCACAAACCATTTTAAAAATTTTATACTGGGATAAAAACGGTTTTTGCCTGTGGCAAAAGCGTCTTGAAAAAGACCGGTTCAAATGGCCGAATTCACCAAAAGATGTCATGGATATTACAAGCCGGGAACTGACCTGGCTGGTCGATGGACTGAATATAAATCAGGCTCATAAGCCCCTAAAATACTCTATGATTTTTTAG
- a CDS encoding IS66 family insertion sequence element accessory protein TnpB, whose translation MPRSRKATNERLSSYWKSNIERWEASGLTQTEYCRRNDLSKDRFTYWKRKFKGQDRPVEFIQLPMPANIHTTGLKLNLGQGVQIEIPDGFTSETLERVLAALRAIS comes from the coding sequence ATGCCAAGATCAAGAAAAGCAACAAATGAAAGACTTAGCAGTTACTGGAAATCAAACATCGAACGCTGGGAGGCATCAGGGCTGACCCAGACAGAATATTGCAGACGCAATGACCTGTCCAAGGACAGGTTCACATATTGGAAAAGAAAATTTAAAGGACAGGATCGTCCTGTGGAATTCATCCAGTTGCCGATGCCTGCCAATATTCATACGACCGGGTTGAAGTTGAACCTTGGTCAGGGGGTACAAATAGAAATCCCGGACGGTTTCACCAGCGAGACGCTTGAAAGGGTTCTTGCCGCCTTGAGAGCTATCTCATGA
- a CDS encoding CHC2 zinc finger domain-containing protein, with product MAHRFSSRELFELRNNIPVDMLIRDHLQIPSKIRDGYFRFLCPLCNEFQTAVNPTTNLARCFRCEKNFNTIDLVMKIKGYGFRDSVLFLKQINTAHQVPASKIAALVAAIGKPMPGGQ from the coding sequence ATGGCGCACAGGTTTTCATCACGGGAATTATTTGAACTGAGGAACAATATCCCTGTGGATATGCTGATCAGGGATCATTTACAGATTCCATCTAAAATCAGGGATGGCTATTTCCGTTTTCTATGCCCTCTGTGCAATGAATTTCAAACGGCTGTAAATCCAACCACGAACCTGGCCAGGTGCTTCCGGTGCGAAAAAAACTTTAACACCATCGACCTTGTCATGAAAATCAAGGGATATGGATTCCGGGACAGCGTCCTGTTTTTGAAGCAGATAAATACTGCCCACCAGGTTCCGGCATCAAAGATAGCTGCCTTGGTCGCTGCAATCGGCAAACCCATGCCGGGAGGGCAATGA
- a CDS encoding DNA methylase → MKRLAKLETLIARNQECFSKIGKALKEIRDNRLYKQALFESFETYTRARWDMGKSHAYRLIKFYEVIYNLSPIGDRLPANESQARPLTQLDSIEQRQLWKEIIESGMELTARNIKKFIDSRKTASVTKPDLTDQISNEYMAVVKAMLEQVRVAQHDHWQQTSRPAALLWHRVIHEKIVSTGADNG, encoded by the coding sequence ATGAAACGGTTGGCCAAGCTTGAAACCCTGATTGCCCGGAATCAGGAGTGTTTTTCCAAAATCGGCAAGGCCTTGAAAGAAATTCGTGACAATCGTTTGTATAAGCAGGCTCTGTTTGAATCATTCGAAACATATACCAGGGCGCGATGGGATATGGGAAAATCCCATGCTTACCGCCTGATCAAATTTTATGAAGTCATCTATAATCTGTCCCCAATTGGGGACAGATTACCGGCCAACGAATCCCAGGCACGGCCTCTTACTCAACTGGATTCCATAGAACAGCGCCAACTTTGGAAGGAGATTATAGAAAGCGGCATGGAGTTAACCGCGCGTAACATCAAAAAATTTATCGACTCCCGAAAAACGGCATCGGTAACCAAACCGGATCTGACGGATCAAATTTCGAATGAATACATGGCTGTTGTAAAGGCAATGCTTGAACAGGTCCGTGTGGCACAGCATGATCATTGGCAGCAGACCTCTCGCCCGGCTGCATTGTTGTGGCATCGGGTCATACACGAAAAGATTGTATCAACGGGGGCAGATAATGGATGA